In Penaeus chinensis breed Huanghai No. 1 chromosome 40, ASM1920278v2, whole genome shotgun sequence, one genomic interval encodes:
- the LOC125047289 gene encoding uncharacterized protein LOC125047289, whose amino-acid sequence MKPLHFQTEQFNLALLIDFTRSLQARGTARVVSACIALMVTCVWQPMTAIELPSGDATSLLTFLAIPRADTALLPHLLPQSPDDADSAYTYSLRPSDLSDSGGYDYDNHSMGPERRKRVFLSRGWGPGGYEAPQPPQRFVRRPPLPPTKLPQKQPLVQAQKSKGLGGSRFAALVSNQQPPPNQPNTQYRRFHSIFTSGTWSPLGKRNGIHTASEESQASSDRANEEEPEIHAEKKSAVFASHGWGAGGSSTPRKQLWIPVTNSLRSLMYPQVMSLSGGSWDSGRATAGPPRQVSNFQAAGASQQRKPLLHLFVSNGWGPMGR is encoded by the exons atgaaaCCGCTTCATTTTCAGACAGAACAGTTTAATTTGGCATTGCTAATAGATTTCACTCGTTCTTTGCAGGCGCGCGGCACAGCCCGGGTGGTGTCTGCATGTATAGCGTTGATGGTGACCTGTGTGTGGCAGCCCATGACCGCCATTGAGCTGCCCTCTGGAGATGCTACCTCCCTGCTGACCTTCCTGGCCATTCCGCGTGCTGACACAGCCCTCTTACCACACCTCCTACCGCAGTCCCCGGACGATGCTGACTCCGCCTACACCTATAGCCTTCGCCCCTCTGATCTCAGCGACAGCGGAGGATATGATTACGACAACCACAGCATGGGACCGGAGCGGCGCAAGCGCGTGTTCCTCAGCCGCGGGTGGGGTCCCGGGGGTTACGAGGCTCCTCAGCCCCCGCAGCGGTTCGTGCGTCggccccccctgccccccacaaAGCTACCACAAAAACAACCCCTGGTGCAGGCGCAGAAGAGCAAAG GTCTTGGAGGCAGCAGATTCGCAGCCCTGGTATCAAATCAGCAGCCTCCTCCAAACCAGCCCAACACACAGTACCGGAGGTTCCACTCCATCTTCACCTCAGGAACATGGAGTCCCCTTGGCAAGCGAAATGGCATACACACTGCCTCTGAGGAATCACAGGCATCCTCTGACAGAGCCAACGAGGAGGAACCAGAAATACACGCAGAAAAGAAAAGTGCTGTGTTTGCTTCCCATGGATGGGGTGCTGGAGGCTCCTCCACACCCAGGAAGCAACTATGGATTCCAGTAACCAACAGCCTGAGGTCTTTGATGTACCCCCAAGTCATGAGCTTGAGCGGAGGCAGCTGGGACAGTGGTCGTGCAACAGCTGGCCCTCCAAGACAGGTGTCCAATTTTCAGGCTGCTGGTGCATCTCAACAACGAAAGCCTCTCCTGCACCTCTTTGTCTCTAATGGCTGGGGACCCATGGGGAGATGA